One window from the genome of Salvia miltiorrhiza cultivar Shanhuang (shh) chromosome 7, IMPLAD_Smil_shh, whole genome shotgun sequence encodes:
- the LOC130994144 gene encoding 60S ribosomal protein L17-2-like: LQVKYSREPDNITKSCKARGSDLRVHFKNTRETAHAIRKLPLGKAKRYLEDVLAHKQAIPFTHFCGGVGRTAHAKNRHSNGQGRWPVKSAKFILDLLKNAESNAQVKGLDVDALFISHIQVNQAQKQRRRTYRAHGRINPYMSSPCHIELILSEKEEPVKKEPESQLTTSKPRKS; encoded by the exons CTACAGGTGAAATACTCGAGAGAGCCCGATAACATCACTAAAT CTTGCAAGGCTAGGGGATCTGATCTCAGAGTTCATTTCAAG aaCACTAGGGAGACAGCGCACGCCATCAGGAAGTTGCCTTTGGGCAAGGCCAAGAGGTACTTGGAGGATGTGC TTGCCCACAAACAGGCCATACCTTTCACTCATTTCTGTGGTGGTGTTGGGCGAACTGCTCACGCCAAGAACAGACACTCTAACGGACAAGGTCGCTGGCCAGTGAAATCTGCCAAGTTCATCTTGGATTTGCTCAAGAATGCCGAAAGTAATGCTCAG GTGAAAGGTTTGGATGTGGATGCACTATTCATTTCTCACATTCAGGTTAACCAGGCCCAGAAGCAAAGGCGCCGCACATACCGTGCTCATGGAAGGATTAACC CCTACATGTCGTCACCTTGCCATATTGAGTTGATTTTGTCAGAAAAGGAAGAGCCTGTGAAAAAGGAG CCCGAGTCGCAGTTGACGACGAGCAAACCGAGGAAGTCTTGA